Proteins encoded in a region of the Lathamus discolor isolate bLatDis1 chromosome Z, bLatDis1.hap1, whole genome shotgun sequence genome:
- the LOC136005378 gene encoding fructose-1,6-bisphosphatase 1-like, whose product MTDRSAFDTNVITMTRFVMEEGRRAKGTGEFTQLLNSLCTAIKAISTAVRKAGIANLYGIAGSTNVTGDQVKKLDILSNDLVINMLKSSFSTCVIVSEENKDAVIVETEKQGKYIVCIDPLDGSSNIDCLVSIGTIFAIYKKVSPEAPSGKDALQPGRNLVAAGYALYGSATMLVLATAAGGVNCFMLDPAIGEFILVDRDVKIKKKGNIYSLNEGYAKYFDPAVTEYLKKKKYPEDGSSPYGGRYIGSMVADVHRTLVYGGIFLYPANSKSPKGKLRLLYECNPMAFVIEKAGGIATTGHQAILDIVPEDIHQRVPVVLGSPDDVKEYLEIVRKHSAK is encoded by the exons ATGACGGACCGCTCCGCCTTCGACACCAATGTCATCACCATGACCCGCTTCGTGATGGAGGAAGGCAGGCGGGCGAAAGGCACCGGGGAGTTCACGCAGCTCCTCAACTCCCTGTGCACGGCCATCAAAGCCATCTCCACCGCCGTCCGCAAAGCAGGCATCGCCAACCT CTATGGGATTGCTGGGTCTACCAATGTGACAGGAGATCAAGTGAAGAAGTTGGACATCCTTTCTAATGACCTGGTGATTAACATGCTCAAGTCATCCTTCAGTACATGCGTTATTGTGTCGGAAGAAAACAAGGATGCTGTGATAGTGGAAACTGAGAAACAG GGTAAATACATAGTCTGCATAGACCCTCTAGATGGCTCATCAAATATTGACTGTCTTGTTTCCATTGGGACTATCTTTGCCATCtataaaaag GTGTCCCCTGAAGCACCTTCTGGGAAAGATGCTTTACAGCCTGGGCGTAATCTTGTGGCAGCTGGTTATGCTCTCTATGGGAGTGCCACAATGCTGGTACTGGCCACTGCAGCTGGAGGTGTCAACTGTTTCATGCTGGATCCG GCAATTGGAGAATTCATTTTGGTGGATAGGGATGTGAAAAtcaaaaagaagggaaatatcTACAGTCTCAATGAAGGCTATGCTAAATACTTTGATCCTGCAGTCACAGAGTAtctcaaaaagaagaaatacccTGAG GATGGCAGTTCACCATATGGTGGGAGGTACATAGGATCTATGGTGGCTGATGTGCATCGCACACTGGTGTACGGAGGAATCTTTCTGTATCCTGCTAACTCCAAAAGTCCCAAAGGAAAG ctgAGGCTGCTCTATGAATGCAATCCAATGGCTTTTGTTATTGAGAAGGCTGGGGGAATAGCAACAACTGGGCATCAAGCAATACTAGATATAGTGCCTGAGGATATCCACCAAAGAGTGCCTGTTGTCTTGGGATCTCCTGATGATGTGAAGGAGTACCTTGAGATAGTCAGGAAGCATTCAGCTAAGTAG